DNA sequence from the Leptospira limi genome:
TGACGAACCGCGATTCCTACATAAATAAGACGCTCCGATTCCTTTCACGGGTCAAGTGGAAATCCCTGTTTCTGGGATTGTTGGTTATTTTTGGAATTCTTAGTTTTGTCACATTGGCATCCAATTTGGGATTTTGGATTCTGTATGAAAACTCAGTTCACACCAATCATCCTTCGGAAATCCCTGAGGCAGATGTTGCCATTGTTCCTGGTGCTGCCGTGTATGGAAAAACTCCATCTCCTATCCTCATGGACCGTTTGGCTTGCGGATTAGAGCTCTACAAAGCGGGTAAGGTCAAAAAAATCTTACTCTCTGGTGATAATGGAAAAACAGATTATAACGAACTTCGTCCGATGCTCGAGTACATGTTGTCCCACCAAGTGAAACCTGATGATATTTTTGTGGACCATGCTGGTTTTCGGACTTTGGAT
Encoded proteins:
- a CDS encoding SanA/YdcF family protein gives rise to the protein MTNRDSYINKTLRFLSRVKWKSLFLGLLVIFGILSFVTLASNLGFWILYENSVHTNHPSEIPEADVAIVPGAAVYGKTPSPILMDRLACGLELYKAGKVKKILLSGDNGKTDYNELRPMLEYMLSHQVKPDDIFVDHAGFRTLDTLIRAKEVFLVTKAIFVSQSFFLPRAMYLGKELELELYGYECNLRTYKKETYYLFREFSARMLAWWDIQWDTPPKYLGKPYSIEGSGMSTWKGSIPVSIPK